Part of the Brassica oleracea var. oleracea cultivar TO1000 chromosome C8, BOL, whole genome shotgun sequence genome is shown below.
TTGGAAACAAATCATATTACAAAAGACTGATGTGGAAACATATTTTGTTTTTTGGTCAGATATGGAAAAATATTTACAGTAATTAAACATGATAAATAATAAATATGACATGTAATGATCTTATTGGGTAATTGATATTCTAGTTCTCTTTTAACATCTTTTTAAGACTTTGGCTCTTTTAGTAATGCATCAAGATTTGAAGATATTGTAGTGAAGCATATACAGTTTAGAGCTTCCTCTTGTGACGGTCACAACATGAGAGCCCACTCGCATCTCCTTCATCCAAAACTCAGATTCAACATGAAGAAACTGGAAGACAACATCTTGTTTAAGATCTCAGGTATGATGAAGCTCACAATAACATTCGCCACATGCTTAGTACTTTCAATGGTGCTACTACTACCATCTTACAACATCTCCAACCTTAACAAGTCTCATCTTACAACCACAGGTAACAAATTCTCCAATTCATTTCAAACTTCGTTGGAAAAAAACATAAATGCTCACTTGAATTATCTTTTCTTTCATGTTCTTCTACTAGGAGGCCTTTTTGCAACAGGTTTTGATGAGGAATCTTGCTTGAGTAGGTACCATCAATCATCTTTACGCAAACCTTCACCATTCAAACCATCTACAAACCTTGTCTCTAAGCTAAGAAGCTATGAGATGCTTCACAAACGTTGCGGTCCAGGCTCAGATGCTTACAAGAGAGCTACAAAGCAGCTTGGTAACAACAATTTAATAAACAGTAACGGTGGTGATTGTCAGTACGTAGTGTGGACGCCTATGTTTGGTCTAGGAAACAGAATACTTTCCATGGTCTCTGTCTTCACCTATGCTCTTATAACAGATAGAGTCATGCTTGTCGACCAAAGGAACGATATAACCGACCTCTTCTGTGAGCCTTTCCCCGGTACTTCCTGGTTACTTCCTTCGGATTTTCCATTGACTGATCAGATAGATAGCTTTAACCGTACGCATTCGCATTGTTACGGGACCATGTTGAAGAATCATACCGTTAACTCGACTAGAACACCGTCACATCTTTATATTGATATCTTCCATGACTCAAGGGATCATGATAAGATGTTCTTCTGTGAAGAGAACCAATCTTTCATCAAGAACATCCCTTGGCTAGTAGTGAAATCTAACCTTTACTATGCTCCATCTCTATGGTTGATACCTAGTTTTCAGACCAAACTCATCAAGCTGTTCCCACAGAAAGACACAGTCTTCCACCACTTGAGCCATTATCTTTTCCACCCGACAAACCAAGTTTGGGGAATGGTCACAAGATCCTACAACGCTTACTTATCAAGAGCTGACGAGGTGCTAGGGCTTCAAATAAGAGTGTTCAGCACGCCATCTGGTTATTTCCAGCACGTGATGGACCAAATCGTGTCATGCACACAAAGAGAGAAGCTCTTGCCTGAACTAGCTACAAAGGGATCACAAAATATAACGAAGACACCGAGACTCAAAGCTGTTCTCGTCACATCTCTTCATCCAGAGTACTCTGATGAGCTAAAGAACATGTTTTTAGAACGGCCTAGTTCAACGGGAGAGTTAATCGAAGTTTATCAGCCAAGTGGAGAAAGGGTTCAACAAACAGACAAGAAGCTTCACGACCAAAAGGCACTCGCGGAGATCTATCTTCTGAGTTTAACTGATAAGCTTGTGACAAGCACAAGGTCTACGTTTGGATACGTAGCTCAAGGTCTAGGAGGATTAAAGCCATGGATACTCTACGAGCCAAGGCACAAAAAGGCTCCTGACCCGCCGTGTGTTAGGGCCATGTCAATGGAGCCTTGTTCTCTTAAAGCACCAATCTCTGCTTGTCAAGCTGAGACAATCAAAACAACCCCTTTTGTTAAGTACTGTGAGGATCGCATCACAGGGATTAAGCTAGTTGATGAACTTTGATTGTAACCTTTCATTAATGTTACCTACCAAACTTTCTAAAAACTCAAAATAATCACCAAAGTTTGTAACCCATTGAATGCATATAAATCAGGTTAGCTCTGAAGAAAAAACAAATGAATCAGATAATTCTTTCATACAACACGGAAATTAAATGTATAAATCGCAAGTTACGTCGTTAATTATTCAGTCGAAATATCTCTCAAATGTCTGATTTCCACTCACTGTCTGACCCCTATATTTAGTGACTTTATAATGAGTGTCGTCTTGTGTATTTTCTTATACAAATACTAATGATTTTCTGTAATACAAACTTCCCCATGCGAAACTCTTCGTGATACGTTAACGATATTTATTTAAAAGTAGTAAGGCTTTGATCTCTACTTCTTAAAAACCATCAAAACCTAGTGGTAACTCTCACCGTAAACAGATCAACTATTCAATAATGACTGTGACTTAAAAGGAAGGAGAAGATGACATACCTTGACAGAGATCAAAAACAAATACAGAAAATGAAATAGAAGATGAATAACCAAGTATATTTTTAATAGATTTTTGCTGTAAAAAGTTCAATATATAGATCATGAAAAGGTACATCAAGGACAACTCTAGAAGGTGTGTGTTTTTTCAGATGAAAAGTCTTCAGAAAAAGTTGCGATACGACTTAAGAAATACACCAAAATAATTTTGGACCATTAGATAATTAAACAAACAATTACGGCCGTCGGATTGTATCTCTTCAGATTTTTTTGAAAAATTATTTTAATTAGGAAAATTTATGTTGCTAAGGGATGCATTGTTTTAAATAATAATGAAAACGTATGTTTGTTAAGGGATGTGTTGCTTCGATATATAAAAAATACTTAAAATTAGGAAAAGTTATGTTTGTGAAAGGATGCATTGTTTAAATAAATAAAGAAAGTTTTGTCAAATATAATTTTTTGGCTGACAATAGTGAATTCAACGAAAGTGTTTTATGTCTTTTAGATGATAAAAACAAATAATTCTGACTATTGGGTTGAATGTTTAAATAAATTATGAAAATGTATGTTGGTTAAAGGATGTGTTGTTTAGATGAAAATGTATGATTTGGGTTTTTTAAAAAGATGTGTTGTTTCAAATAGATGACGGTTGAAAGAAGAGTTGCCATTGTGTCTCTTAAAAAGATGTGTTGTTTAAAATAGATGTCTGTTGATAGAAGAGTTGCCAAAAAAATTGATGACATCATCATCTATAGAAAGAGTGTTTTATATCCATTAGATCATAAAATATGAAAAATGTTGACCATTGGATCAAACATTTTTTTTCCTATAAAAAATTGATGACGTCAGCGGTTAACACAGGTTTGCTATTATATATAGATGTATGCATGGGTTAATATGTCACATTCTAAAGTTCACTTATCTAATTAGGAAAAATAGAATATGTTTTAGTTCACAAAACGATCCAAAAAAACGTTACAGAACAAGTAATGCATTAAACTTTGGAAGTAAATTTGAAGATAACGATTCAAGCATACCCGTGTAGATCTCTTTTTTTTTTCATTCACCTCTTGATTGATGGCAGTCTCTTTCACACTGAACACAAGAGGCAGTATTAATATCATTACATGCAACAAAGTATACGTAGAAACACATGTTTAAGATATATCTTCGGTATGGAGAAACTCACAGTAACAATCGCCACTTGCTTCCTACTTTGCTCCGTGCTACTACTACTACTACCACCATCCTCTAACATCTTCAACCGTCTCAAGTCTAATCTCACAACCACCGGTAACAATTCGAATAGTTGTTTATTTTCAAAAATATGGCAAAAATTAAAAGAAATGCTCACTTGACTTCTCTTTCTACCATGTTGTTAAAATAAAAAAAATAAAAAAAGATTCCTATGGTTCTAAGAGACCAAGGGAGAAACTGCTAGGAGGAGGGCTTCTTGCTACGGAGTTTGATGAGGAATCTTGCCTGAGTAGGTATGACCAGCCGTCTTTGCGCAAGCCCTCACCACACAAACCATCTGCTTATCTCGTCTCTAAGCTTAGAAGCTACGAGAAGCTTCACAAGCGCTGCGGTCCAGGCTCAGATGCTTACAAGAGTGCAACAGAGAAGCTTGGCCTTAAGCCTGGGAATGGAAGTAGTGAATCTGTTGGTGAATGCAGATACATCGTTTGGGTTCCATTCTCTGGGCTTGCAAACAGAATAATATCTCTGGTTTCTGTATTCCTCTATGCTCTCCTGACAGAGAGAGTCATTCTTGTTGACCAACGCAGTGGTATAAGCAACCTCTTTTGTGAGCCTTTTCCAGCTACTTCCTGGTTGCTTCCTCGCAATTTTCCGTTGATGGGTGGTAAGAGGAGAGACCGCTTCTTCGACGACAGGGGAAACTCTCATTGTTACGGAACAATGCTGAAAAACAGTTCCCCTAACTTGACTGAAACATCAATACCTTCATATCTTTATCTTTATCTAGTCTCTGATTACAGTGATGATGATAAGATGTTCTTCTGTGGAGAAGATCAAAAAACATTCATCGGTGAAGTGCCTTGGCTGGTCGTTAAATCCAACATTTACTTTGTCCCGTCTCTATGGTTGATCCCTAGTTTCCAGACCGAACTCATCAAGATGTTCCCCGAGAAAGAAACCGTGTTCCACCACTTGAGTCGGTATCTTCTTCACCCGACAAACAAAGTTTGGGGACTGGTCACAAGATCCTACAATGCTTACTTATCAAGAGCAGACGAGAGACTTGGGATCCAAGTAAGGGTTTTCGAGAGACGAGCTGGATATTTACAGCACGTCATGGACCAGATCATCGCGTGTACAGAAAGAGAGAAACTGTTGCCTGAATTAGCAGCTACACAAGTCAAGAACACATCAACAAGAAGCAGCAAGAGACTACTTAAAGTTGTTCTTGTCACGTCTCTGCACCCAGAGTACTCTGTAAAGTTAAAGAGAATGTTTTGGGAACAACCGACTTCAACAGGAGAGATGATTGAAGTTTATCAGCCAAGTGAAGAGAGGGTAAATGTTCAAAGCACCGACTATAAATGTGTTCAAAGACGTATTTAAGCACGTCGTCGGCACATAGCCGTCGTTTTCTTATCTCTCCCCGACTTAATCTTTGTTCTCACCGACAAAAGATCGGTGGAATCTCCTCTCTGTTGTTACTGTAGCTCGATCCCAGGAATCCTAAATAGTAAGAACGTTCCTCATAAAAACCATGAGACGTTTACCAATTTTGGCTTTGTTATTATGTTTAATCGTATTTTTTATTAGATCTATGAAATTTGGTTGAGACATGTTGTTTTTTCTTGAATTCACAGATGATTTTTAATTATATAAAATAATAGTTGTTGAATTTTCGAGAATTATCGAATTGATCCTCTGTTCTTACATGCTTCTTTTGCAGTGACTATCTGTTCAAGCTTTTGCTCATTGGTGATTCTGGTGTTGATAAATCTGCTTGCTTCTAAGGTTCTCTCTCTCTCTATACTCAATGTTGTTGTTGCTCTTTTGAAGTGTTGTCTCAATTTCTTTTTTGTACAGGATGTTTTCTACCTGGATAGCTACATCAGCACCATTGGTGTTGACTTCGTAAGCCTCTTTCCACTCATCAGTTGGTTATGGGTAAAATCATTAGAAGTTGAAATTTTGTAATGATCTTTTGTAGAAAATCCACACTGTCGAACAAGATGGAAAAACTATCAAACTCCAGATTGTAAGTTGTCCTGAGTCGTGTCAGATAACTCAGATTGAAATTTATATCCTCATTCTGTTTAGTATTACCACCAATTATGCAGTGGGCCACAACAGGTCAAGAGCGTTTCAGAACGATCACCAGCATTTACTACATAGGAGCTGATTGGTGATTCTGGTGTTGGCAAATCATGCTTGCTTCTAAGGTTTGCTGTAAGTTATTGCATATCTCTCTCTTTCTCTCTACTGGGACACTATTACATGTTCACCTAGATATCCGCACTGATGGACACTGCAACGAAATCCCATACGTATTTTCCCTATTAAGCAACAACTCTATCCTCTCGACGCTCAACTTCAGAAAATAATCAACAGCTACAAACTGCCGCCAGACCCCCACCCCTTCACTTTCGTGCTGAAACGTAATGGTGCGTTGTAATGACATTAATCAATTTATCTCACTATTTGTTTTTATTGAGTCTTTACTGCCTTCTAGATCACTTGGAATGAGTATATATACAGAGCGTGTGAGATACCTTCCTGAATCACTTTGCCTTTCTGAACCCATCTGCTAATGGCTAACTCCCAGATTCATTTCTGGTTCCCTTTTATTTAACTTGCTCACTTTTGATTCTCTTTTATTGATCGCAGACCATTCTCATTCAGGACCACACATCGACTGAACACCTTTCAAATTCCCTAAGAAGGAGCCATGTATGAGCTCATTGTTTCGATGTTACAAAGGATTCATCAAAGCTTCAGACTCTCAGACTCACCAGTTTCTATCGGATTCACCGATAAAACATTTTTTAGATTCAAAAACCATCAACCTTACTCCTCCCGAAATGTCCAGGTTCCGCACCTATGACCAGCTGATGTTACTGGGATTGTTAGGTAATCCATACTCAACCTAACTTTATACTACAAAAAAAGAAAAACCTTAAAATTTAGCACGGCTAACCAAATGTCAACTCTGTATATTATGCAGGTACTGTGTGCAGCTATCGGTCTCAGATGTCTCAGAGTCTACCGTGTTTGTCGCATTCGATGGTGAAATGACGAAGCTGATTAACGGCCATGCTGCAGAGGTCAGGTCCCACAAATTATAGTTGTCACAAAGAAACATATGTGATCCAATTTTGTATGAATATTCTCTAAAACCTTGCTCATCAACTCCTGTTTGTTGAAGTAATCAAAGCCTAGGTACAGCAGCCTGCTTACTTCATCGAAGATTGCTTCATAAGAAAAAGGCCCGACAAAGACAAGACGACCAAAAGACCACTCATTAACATTGGTAGGACGCTACATGTAAGATATTTTCTTAATTACACTAAGGTTTAGTTATAATGAAACACAGCTGTTTCATAAACATTCCGGCAGCCAACAACTCCTGAGTTTACGAATAGTTCAGTTTCTTAAACAGAGACCAACGATGAAGTTAATGTTGCTGGAGATTGCTGCAAAGCAAATGAATGATTAGAAAGATAAGCACACATGAAAAGCTACCAAATATTGCAAGCATTTTTTACATGCGATGAAATAAAAGATAATAATNNNNNNNNNNNNNNNNNNNNNNTCTTAAACCCATATTAGATTTCAGATTAATCATGTAGAGAAATACAGATAATAGATTAGAAATCAACAGGATAACATATGATCAAATGAATCAAAGAGATGAACTTTTTCAAGAGGTTTTTGGTGGTTTTCTCAAAGATAAAAGATGATCTGCCTCTTTGGCTTACAAAAGGTACTTAAACTTAGGTTTAGAAAGTGTAAAAAAGTCAAGACAAATGAACAAAAGGTCCCTAAAAAATCATAAGTTTCGACTGAGTAAATGACGCACAGAGTGACTTCGTGGTGTAGCTCTGGGAGGTAGCTCTGGGTTGGGAGCTACCTCAGGTGATCGCTCTGAGAGGTCGCTCCAGGCCTATTTTTTTACCTCCAAAGTGATGAAAAGGCGAGTGACTTCGTGGTGTAGCTCCGGAAGGTCGCTCTGGGTTGGGAGCTACCTTATGGTGTCGCTCTGGAAGGTCACTCTGCGATGCTCGACTAGGATGGATATGCCTCTAGTAAATTGATCATAACTCCTTCATTACATCTCCAAATGACTTGAAACCACTTCCACTAGAAAGCTAACTCAATTTTCTGTGTTTCCACAAAATCTTAGCAACATAAGATTTCTTTAAGGCCTCCATCCATGCTCATCTTTCATTCCTTTTTTTATCACAATGCTCCAAAACATCTCAAATCACTCCATGGCACACTCCAACACCTAATAAGGACAATGAATGCAATATGGACTCTAAAGATGCCTAATTCTTAATCTATATGATCAAAATATACACNNNNNNNNNNNNNNNNNNNNNNNNNNNNNNNNNNNNNNNNNNNNNNNNNNNNNNNNNNNNNNNNNNNNNNNNNNNNNNNNNNNNNNNNNNNNNNNNNNNNNNNNNNNNCTCATAGCCAAACACTTCTTGTTATACTCTAGCTTCTCTAGGCCTATCAATACTCTTATGCCTTTACACAGGTCGCAATGCTCATCAAGCAACAAATACCTTCACCCAACTCTCTCATTTATTCACACACACACACAAGGTGAATTCTTACAAATGGGCACATGATCTCAATCATTTGGCTTGGTGAGTGAAATTGGTCTAATGTGAAGCAAAGGGTTTTCAAATGCATATTTTGTGGTGACTCATACTCAAAAACAGGAGCAAGAACATTATACAAAATTTATCTAAGAAAAGAAGCAATTCATACATACAATGATTTGTTCTCATCATTTTACCCCTTTCCTAAAGTTCTTTAAAGTCTATCCCTTTTCTTGGTGGTAATCTCAACTTTTTTTCATCCCGAACACCCCCAAAGACCACACTCTCATCTCTCACCCAATGAACACTTTTTTTCTTTCACTTATCTTAACCAACTAGGAATTCTTTCTTTTCTTATTCACTAAGCTCTTAATTTTCTTTTCTTTTCCCCACTCTTTTCATGTTTCTTTTCTTTTGATTCTAAAGGGGATTCTACTTATAAACTCTAGAGCTTTTTTTTTTTTATATATATCCCTAGTGGTTTTCTTTCTTTTTCTCACTCTTGTGGTTCATTTCTTTCACTTTCCTTTCATATCCCAATCACAAGATCAAAATCAAGCTCACAAACCCAACAACCATCCTAAGTGCCAGCTCAAATGAGGTCCTAGTGCTAGCTAAAGATAAGAACAAACCATTGTCGCTCCTGATACTTTCAAGATTTTGTACATGACTAGCTTTCATAAAAGGCCTCACTCAAGCAAATCAAAGTTGGTTTCAAGGAATGGTAAGGGTTCAAGGGCATGGGAGTGTCATTTGGGTTAACAGAGAGTGGTGCAATGAAATAAGATAACCCAAATGTGTATGAAATCCATGACTAAGTATNNNNNNNNNNNNNNNNNNNNNNNNNNNNNNNNNNNNNNNNNNNNNNNNNNNNNNNNNNNNNNNNNNNNNNNNNNNNNNNNNNNNNNNNNNNNNNNNNNNNNNNNNNNNNNNNNNNNNNNNNNNNNNNNNNNNNNNNNNNNNNNNNNNNNNNNNNNNNNNNNNNNNNNNNNNNNNNNNNNNNNNNNNNNNNNNNNNNNNNNNNNNNNNNNNNNNNNNNNNNNNNNNNNNNNNNNNNNNNNNNNNNNNNNNNNNNNNNNNNNNNNNNNNNNNNNNNNNNNNNNNNNNNNNNNNNNNNNNNNNNNNNNNNNNNNNNNNNNNNNNNNNNNNNNNNNNNNNNNNNNNNNNNNNNNNNNNNNNNNNNNNNNNNNNNNNNNNNNNNNNNNNNNNNNNNNNNNNNNNNNNNNNNNNNNNNNNNNNNNNNNNNNNNNNNNNNNNNNNNNNNNNNNNNNNNNNNNNNNNNNNNNNNNNNNNNNNNNNNNNNNNNNNNNNNNNNNNNNNNNNNNNNNNNNNNNNNNNN
Proteins encoded:
- the LOC106310825 gene encoding probable fucosyltransferase 9, whose protein sequence is MRAHSHLLHPKLRFNMKKLEDNILFKISGMMKLTITFATCLVLSMVLLLPSYNISNLNKSHLTTTGGLFATGFDEESCLSRYHQSSLRKPSPFKPSTNLVSKLRSYEMLHKRCGPGSDAYKRATKQLGNNNLINSNGGDCQYVVWTPMFGLGNRILSMVSVFTYALITDRVMLVDQRNDITDLFCEPFPGTSWLLPSDFPLTDQIDSFNRTHSHCYGTMLKNHTVNSTRTPSHLYIDIFHDSRDHDKMFFCEENQSFIKNIPWLVVKSNLYYAPSLWLIPSFQTKLIKLFPQKDTVFHHLSHYLFHPTNQVWGMVTRSYNAYLSRADEVLGLQIRVFSTPSGYFQHVMDQIVSCTQREKLLPELATKGSQNITKTPRLKAVLVTSLHPEYSDELKNMFLERPSSTGELIEVYQPSGERVQQTDKKLHDQKALAEIYLLSLTDKLVTSTRSTFGYVAQGLGGLKPWILYEPRHKKAPDPPCVRAMSMEPCSLKAPISACQAETIKTTPFVKYCEDRITGIKLVDEL
- the LOC106308914 gene encoding probable fucosyltransferase 7; the protein is MEKLTVTIATCFLLCSVLLLLLPPSSNIFNRLKSNLTTTDSYGSKRPREKLLGGGLLATEFDEESCLSRYDQPSLRKPSPHKPSAYLVSKLRSYEKLHKRCGPGSDAYKSATEKLGLKPGNGSSESVGECRYIVWVPFSGLANRIISLVSVFLYALLTERVILVDQRSGISNLFCEPFPATSWLLPRNFPLMGGKRRDRFFDDRGNSHCYGTMLKNSSPNLTETSIPSYLYLYLVSDYSDDDKMFFCGEDQKTFIGEVPWLVVKSNIYFVPSLWLIPSFQTELIKMFPEKETVFHHLSRYLLHPTNKVWGLVTRSYNAYLSRADERLGIQVRVFERRAGYLQHVMDQIIACTEREKLLPELAATQVKNTSTRSSKRLLKVVLVTSLHPEYSVKLKRMFWEQPTSTGEMIEVYQPSEERVNVQSTDYKCVQRRI